The proteins below come from a single Cupriavidus pauculus genomic window:
- a CDS encoding DUF417 family protein codes for MNAVLDKLNRSVLLKSDLDYHLLRAAMVIIFAWFGYDKWFEAVITGLLPLLTHGPMTFWMIPLLGIKGTSILLGTAEWTFGTLIFLGFWNKKLGALGALGSTFTFITTVTIMPFAPDAWEQGAGGFPAMTIVSAFLLKDLVLLVVSVYLLKQDVSRVAASHAVSANGARARAG; via the coding sequence ATGAACGCCGTTCTGGACAAACTGAACCGATCGGTCCTGCTGAAGAGCGACCTCGACTACCACCTGCTGCGCGCGGCGATGGTGATCATCTTCGCGTGGTTCGGCTACGACAAGTGGTTCGAAGCGGTCATCACCGGACTGCTACCGCTGCTCACGCATGGCCCGATGACGTTCTGGATGATTCCCCTGCTGGGCATCAAGGGCACCAGCATCCTGCTGGGCACCGCGGAATGGACCTTCGGCACGCTGATCTTCCTGGGCTTCTGGAACAAGAAACTCGGCGCGCTGGGCGCACTCGGATCGACCTTCACGTTCATCACGACGGTCACGATCATGCCGTTCGCGCCCGATGCATGGGAGCAAGGCGCGGGCGGTTTTCCCGCCATGACGATCGTGTCGGCCTTTCTGCTGAAAGACCTCGTGCTGCTCGTGGTGTCGGTGTATCTGCTGAAGCAGGACGTGTCGCGCGTGGCGGCCTCGCACGCGGTGTCGGCGAACGGCGCGCGGGCCCGGGCCGGCTGA